A segment of the Parasynechococcus marenigrum WH 8102 genome:
GCTTCGGTGCGCAACCGCTCCACCCCCTCATGGCGGGCATCGGCCTCAATCTGGTCCAGCAAGGCGCGGCCATGGCCCTGGCGGCAAGCCCGTCCTCGGCAATAAAGCAAAGACAAGCGATCCCTCGGTTCACGGATGGCAAAGGCAGCGTCGTGACCGCTAATCCACCCCTGCCCCTCCAGGAAGGTGCGATCCAGGATCCCGGGCAACCAGGCCAGAGCCGCCCAGGCGCGGACCTGGTCTGAGGAATAGAGCCCCGGAGCCTGACTCTCGATGGCATCCGCGTAGATCTCCCGCAGCAGGGGGTGATCAGCGGACCCGATCGGGCGGAGTGGCATGCCATCGGCCTGTGGGAATGTGAGTCTCCTTCAACCGCCGGTCGCCTTGCAGCGCCCCCGTATCCCCACCCTGCTCAGCGCGTTTCTGACGCTGCTGAACGATCGACTGAGCGAGAGCATTTTCTTACCGCTGTTGCCCTTTCTGCTGGCGGACTTCAGCAGCAGCGGCAGCACCGTCGGTCTGCTGTCGGGGACTTACGCCCTCTCTCAATTCGCTGTAGCGCCACTGATCGGTGCCCTCAGTGATCGCTTCGGCCGCAAACCGGTGATCAGCATCTGTGTGGGTGGCTCCGTCGTCGGCATGGGACTGTTCGCTATCACCCTGACGGTGCCCTGGCAGCAGATCTGGCCCGGAGCTGCCGCAGCAGGCGTCCCCCTAGCCCTGCTGTTCACAGCCCGGATCATCGATGGCATCAGCGGCGGAACGGCCGCCACCGCCACCGCCGTACTGGCTGACGTCACAACCCCGGAGAACCGTGCCAAAGCCTTTGGACTGATCGGTGTTGCCTTCGGCCTGGGCTTTGCCCTCGGACCAGGCCTTGGTGGTGTGCTGGGTGAAATGAACCGCATCCTCCCCGCCTGGGGAGCCACCGGGTTTGCCGTCGTGAACCTGGTGATGGTGAGTCTGTTGCTGCCGGAAACCCATCCTCTTGAGGCCCGTAAACCTCTGCCGCGCAAGCGAGCCCTCAACCCTGTATCGCTGCTTCAGCGGGTGTTTGCCCGTCCAGACGTGCGGCGTCTGGCCCTGGCCTTCTTCGGCTTCTTCATGGCCTTCAACGGCTTCACCACGGTTCTTGTGCTTTATCTGCGCAACGCCTTCAACTGGACGGAAGGGATGGCGGGAGCCGCCTTTGCCCTAGTGGGCGTGATCGCCATGGTGGTGCAGGGAGGACTGATCGGCCCGCTGGTGAAGCGATTCGGCGAACTCCGTCTCACCCTGGCGGGTCTGGGACTGCTCAGCGTGGGTTGCCTGATGGTGCCGCTCGCAACGGAAGAGACGTCGATGCCGGTCATTTACAGCGCCGTCGCCCTGCTGGCGCTGGGCACCGGCCTGGTCACGCCTTGTCTGCGGGCGCTGGTCTCGAAACGACTGACGCGGGATGGTCAGGGAGCAGCCCTGGGAGGACTGCAGGGACTCCAGAGTCTCGGCACCTTTCTGGGGGCATCCGCTGCAGGATTCAGCTACGACCATCTGGGACAGACGAGTCCCTTCTGGATCGGTGCTCTGGTGCTGTTCGGCGTGGCAGGTCTTGTGGCTGGAGCCCCGCGTTCAGCCAGGGTTGAGACACGAATCTGATTGCTACGTTTCGGCTGACCCCGCAGATCCAGCTCCAAACTTCCCATGAGCTCCGCTGTTCTGAGCCCGGACCGCTACATCAACCGGGAACTGAGCTGGATCGCCTTCAACCAGAGAGTCCTCGCCCAGGCGCTGGATCAGCGCACCCCCCTGCTGGACCAGGCCAAGTTCAGCGCCATCTTCAGCAACAACCTTGATGAGTTCTTCATGGTGCGCGTGGCGTCCCTGAAGTCTCAGGTGGAAGCTGGCATCACCACCCCCAGCGAAGACGGAAAGACGCCGCTCGAACAGCTGCTGACCATTCGCGAACGGCTGATACCCCTGCTGCAGCAACAGCAGGACCACTACCGCAAACAACTGCGCAAAAAACTGCTCGACCACAACGTGCAACTGCTGGATTACAGCCAGTTGAACAAGCATCAACAGCAATGGGTCAGCGACACCTTCCGCCATTCGGTGTTTCCAGTGCTGACTCCGCTTGCCGTTGACCCGGCACATCCCTTCCCCTTCGTCAGCAACCTCAGCCTCAACGTTGCTGCTGTCATTCACGACCCGGAATCAGGCCAACGTCAATTCGCACGAGTGAAGGTTCCCCAGAAGAACCTGCCACGCTTCGTCTCCATTCCCACCGAGCTGAGTGAGAGCGATCCCAAACCCATCCACACCGCCGTACCGCTGGAACAGGTGATCGCCTTCAACCTCGATCTCCTCTTTCCGGGGATGAGCGTGCAGGGGCATTACTTCTTCCGCGTGACCCGCGATGCCGACCTGGAACTGCGGGATCTCGAAGCCGATGACCTGATGCTTGCCCTTGAGCAGGGTCTGCGCAAACGGCGAATGGGAGGCGAAGTGGTGCGACTCGAAGTGCCCAACGACATGCCCGAGGACGTCGTTGAAATGTTGATGAATGGCCTCGCCGTTGAGGAAGAAGACCTCTACAGGATTGATGGACCCCTGGGTCTGGATGATCTCTTCGGATTGATGGCCCTGCCTCTTCCGAAACTGAAGGACAAACAGCACAGCGGACAGACCCCAACGGTACTGGCCAGAACCCAACAGCATCTGATTGACGAAGGTGCCATCAAACCCGAGGAATTCGAGAGCATCTTCTCGGTGATGCGTCAGCAGGACATCCTCTTGCATCACCCCTATGACCTGTTCTCCACCACGGTGGAGGAATTCATCAATCAGGCCGCTGATGATCCCCAGGTGATGGGGATCAAGATGACCCTCTATCGAACCTCGAAGGATTCACCGATCATCGCGGCACTGATCCGTGCCGCTGAAAATGGCAAGCAGGTGATGGCCCTAGTGGAACTCAAGGCCAGATTTGATGAAGACAACAACATCCAGTGGGCCCGGCAACTGGAACGCTCCGGCGTCCATGTGGTGTATGGCGTTCTGGGCTTGAAAACCCACACCAAGATCGTTCTGGTGGTCCGCAAAGAGCAAGAGAAGCTGCGCAGTTACGTCCACATCGGGACCGGGAATTACAACTCGAAAACCTCGAAGCTCTACACCGATCTCGGACTTCTCTCCACGCGGCCGGAGCTGGGCCAGGACCTGGTGGAACTGTTCAACTACCTGACCGGGTTCTCAAAACAGCAGAGTTTCCGCCGACTGCTTGTGGCTCCGGTGACCCTGCGCAAAGGGATGGAATCCCTGATCCGGCGCGAAATCGAACATGCCAGGGAAGGTCGAGACGGTCACATCAGAGCCAAGATGAATTCCTTGGTGGATCCGGACATCATCGCTTTGTTGTATGAAGCCGCAGCAGCGAATGTGCGGGTTGAACTGATCATCCGCGGCATGTGCAGCCTCTACCCAGGCCGAGAAGGGCTGAGTGAAAGCATCAGCGTTGTGAGCATCATCGGCCAGTTCCTTGAACACTCGCGGATTTTCTGGTTCGGAAACGGCGGCTCACCTGAGGTGTATATCGGAAGCGCAGACTGGATGAGTCGCAACCTTGACCGCCGGGTGGAAGCTGTGACACCCGTGGAAGATCCCAACCTTCGAGGCCGACTGGAGCGCTTGCTGGAGCTCTACCTGAAGGACAACCGGGGCGCCTGGGACATGCAAAGCGATGGCAGCTTTATCCAACGGCAACCAGAGGACGGAGAGGACGTTCGCAACTCTCAAGTTCAACTGATCAAGCAATGGAGTCAAGGCGTGCCGCAATCGTGATCTTTTGAGATGAAGTTGCGTCAAATATCCGTGATGACTGATACGGAATCGTTGCAATCAAGCTGAAGCCGTTCAACACACTCCAGCCACACACTGGTGTCGCAAACCACATCAGGGGCTCCCGAAAGTCTTCGGATTCACAACAGTCAAATCTGAAGGTGAGTGCTAAATTCACAACAAATTCATCAGGAGACCAGGGTGATGGGGATCCCTCTGGACTCTTCCGGATCGACTGCAAAGTCTTCCCGGAAGTCACCTGCCTTGCCATCCACTGGACGGCGGGCATCAACGCGTCAAGGCGGCCGTCTGGCCACCGATTCCATCGGTTTTTATCTCAGCAGCATCGGTCGCATTCCTCTGCTGACAGCCGCTGAAGAGATTGAACTGGCGCACCACGTCCAAGAGATGAAGCAACTTCAGGAACTCCCTGAAGAGGAGCTCACCTCCCGTCATCGTCACAAAATCCGCATGGGCAAACGTGCCCGGGATCGGATGATGGCGGCCAACCTCCGCCTTGTGGTCAGCGTCGCCAAGAAGTACCAGAACCAGGGACTGGAACTGCTGGATCTGGTTCAGGAGGGTGCGATCGGACTCGAACGGGCCGTCGATAAGTTCGACCCGGCCATGGGATACAAGTTCTCCACCTACGCCTACTGGTGGATCCGCCAGGGGATGACTCGCGCGATCGACAACAGCGCCCGCACCATCCGGCTGCCGATTCACATCAGCGAAAAGCTCTCCAAGATGCGGCGCATCTCGAGAGAATTGTCGCATCGGTTTGGACGTCAACCAAATCGACTGGAACTGGCCAGTGCCATGGGCATTGAGCCGCGCGAACTGGAGGATCTGATCTCCCAGAGCGCTCCCTGTGCATCGCTCGATGCCCATGCCCGCGGCGAGGAAGACCGCAGCACCCTCGGTGAGCTGATTCCAGACCCCAACGGTGAGGAGCCGATGGAAGGCATGGACCGCAGCATCCAAAAGGAGCATCTTGGTGGTTGGCTGTCCCAGCTCAATGAGCGGGAACAGAAGATCCTGCGTCTTCGCTTCGGTCTTGGCGGTGAAGAGCCGCTGACCCTTGCGGAGATCGGGCGTCAGATCAATGTGTCCCGCGAGCGGGTTCGTCAGCTGGAAGCCAAGGCCATCCTCAAGCTGCGCTTGATGACCGATCACCAGCAGGCCGCCTGATCCAAGCCTCCAGTCCGGTGGTACATCTGATCGGACCCATCGCCATCTCTCTATGGCTCGGGATCGTGGTGCTGATCGCCGTGCTGACTCGTCAGCGCTGGCCCGATCAGCAGGAGTTGTCTCGCAAAATCATCCACATCGGCACAGGAGCCGTGGTTCCTCTGGCCTGGTTCTTCGCCATCCCGGCCTGGATCGCCGTTCCCTTTGCCGTGTTGGTGACCCTGGCAACGGCGATCAACCACCGATGGCGCATCGTTCCGGCCGTTGAGGATGTCAATCGCAACAGCTACGGCACTGTTGCCTACGGCCTGGCAATCACCATGCTGCTGATTCTGTGCTGGCCCGCCCGAGCCGATGCAGTCTGCGCCGGTGTTCTTGTGATGGCACTCGGCGATGGACTGGCAGGCCTCATCGGCCGATCGGTGAACTCAGCGCGGTGGACCGTGCTGGGACAGACGAAATCCGTCGCTGGCACGTTGACCATGGCCCTGGTGTCAACGCTGGTGTTGGTCGGATTGATGCTGGTCAGCGGCAACGCCATCGGCTGGAGAGTTGCCTTAGGCATTAGTACGATGGCCACGGCCCTGGAACAAGTCAGTCCGGCGGGGGTGGACAACCTCAGCGTGCCGCTGCTGGTGGGCCTGACCTGGGTGTTGCTGATCAGCTGACCCGCAGCATGGCGTTCCAGTGACCCTGCCAATCGCCACGACTTCCGAGCCCGGCGACGAGTTCAACGTCAACAGGGTGATGGGTGAGTTGCTTCTGCCATCCACGGATCTGGTCCTCCTGCTCCATCCAGCGGTTGATCACCATCTGCTGCAGTGGCTCGATGTCCCAGTGCTGGTAACGTGCAATCCGCTGGGACCAACACAGGAGTTCATCCAGCAGGAGGGGGCGAAAGCCTCCCACATGAAGACCCGTGCGTTGCTCCAGAGAAAACCGACACAGCGGATCTCCGAAGCCGAAGAAATGAAGGTGAATCAACATCGTCTCCATCGTGATCAACAATCTACGGAGAAGTGATGGAAAAACTGTTCAACATGATCGGTTGATGCTCAACAGTTAGCAAGCGCAAAAGGAAATCCTGATTAGCACTCAAGCCCTCGGAGTGCTAATCAATGATGAACGTTATGCCGTCAAAGCGCTGCTGCGATCGGCCACGGCTGCAGCCAGCTGGGACAGCAGCGCATCCGTGGTCTCCAGGCTGATGCAGGCATCCGTAATGCTCTGGCCATAGGTGAGCTGGGAGAGACCAGCGGTCAGTTTCTGATTGCCTTCCACCAGATGACTTTCGATCATCACGCCCATCACATGGCCGGAACCAGCCTTCAACTGATCAGCCACCGTGGCGAGTACATCGGCCTGGCGGCGGAAATCCTTGTTCGAGTTGGCATGGCTGCAGTCCACCATCAGACGATCCTTCAGGCCCGCCTTGCTCAGTTCCGCTGCAGCAGCCTGAACGGCCTCCAGGTGGTAGTTGCTGCCCTGATGACCGCCACGCAGCACTAGATGACCATCCGGGTTGCCAGTCGTGCTCACGATCGAGGCATGGCCGTCGTGGTTGATTCCCAGAAAATGATGAGGTTTCGATGCCGCCTGCATCGCATTGATGGCGATGCAGGCGCTGCCATCGGTACTGTTCTTGTAGCCGATCGGCATCGACAAGCCTGAAGCCATCTCCCGATGGGTCTGGCTTTCCGTGGTGCGGGCTCCGATCGCAGTCCAGCTGATCAGATCAGCGATGTACTGGGGAACCACCGGATCCAGCAGTTCCGTCGCTGCCGGCATGCCCTCCCTGGACAGGTCCAGCAGTAAGCCACGAGCCCGCCTCAGGCCTGTGTTGATGTCGTACGAGCCATCGAGGTGGGGGTCATTGATGAGGCCTTTCCAACCAACCGTCGTACGCGGCTTTTCGAAATAAACCCGCATCACCACCTCCAGCTGATCCTTCAGCCGTTCCCGGATCGGGGCCAGCCGTTCGGCGTACTCCCGCGCCGCCTTCACATCGTGGACCGAGCAGGGGCCCACCACCACCAGCTGACGCTGATCATCGCCGCGCAAAATGGCCTGGATCCGACGACGGGCCGATGCGACCGTCTCCGTGGCGGCGGCATCAATCGGCAGATCTCCGTGCAGCAGAGCCGGAGCCACCAGCGGACGGGTCTCCACCACATGCAAATCCGAGGTGGTGGCCATGACCGCGCGCGTGAAACGGACCAAGGCTACGCATCCTGCTCACTGGCAACAGACCCTGTCCGGAAGAATGGTGCTCTGCCCCGCACATTCCTCACCATGCTGAGCGCGTATCGCGAGCTGGCCGCCGACCGCGAAGCCCAAGGCATCCCGGCCCTGCCGCTGACCGCTGAGCAGACCCAGGCCCTGACCGAACTGCTGCAACAGCCACCCGCAGGGGAGGACGAAGCCCTGTTCCATCTCCTCAGTGAGCGCATTCCACCCGGCGTTGACGAAGCCGCTTATGTGAAAGCCACCTGGCTCAGCGCCGTCGCCCAAGGGCAAGCAACAAGCCCCCTGGTGTCACCCCTGGAGGCCACTCGCCTACTCGGAACCATGGTGGGTGGTTACAACGTTGCAGCTCTGATTGAGCTGCTTCAGCACAGCGACGAGAAGCTGGCCAGCTGCGCGGCTGAAGGCCTCAGCCGCACCCTGCTGGTCTACGACGCCTTCAATGACGTGATGGAGCTGGCGGCGAGCAATCGCTTCGCCAAGCAGGTGGTGGACAGCTGGGCGGCGGCCGAATGGTTCACCCGTCGTGAGCCCCTGGCCGAAACGATCACGGTGACCGTGTTCAAGGTGGAAGGGGAAACCAACACCGACGACCTCTCACCCGCCACCCACGCCACCACCCGACCGGACATTCCCCTGCATGCCCTGGCGATGCTCGAGACCCGGGATCCCGAGGGTCTGAAAACGATCGCAACCCTCAAACAAAAGGGTCATCCCGTGGCCTACGTGGGCGACGTGGTAGGGACCGGCAGCTCCAGGAAAAGTGCGATCAACTCCGTGCTCTGGCACACCGGCGACGACATTCCCCACGTCCCCAACAAACGCGGCGGCGGCGTGATTCTCGGCGGCAAGATCGCACCGATCTTTTTCAACACCGCCGAAGACTCCGGCGCTCTGCCGATCGAATGCGATGTCACCGTGCTGAACACCGGTGATGTGATCACCATCCGCCCCCATGCCGGCACGATCGAACGCGATGGCGAGGTGGTGAGCCGGTTCGAACTCAAGCCCAGCACCATCAGCGATGAGGTGCGGGCCGGCGGCCGCATTCCCTTGATGATCGGCCGGGCCCTCACGGACAAGGTCCGAGCGCAGCTGGGTCTCGCCC
Coding sequences within it:
- a CDS encoding GNAT family N-acetyltransferase; the protein is MPLRPIGSADHPLLREIYADAIESQAPGLYSSDQVRAWAALAWLPGILDRTFLEGQGWISGHDAAFAIREPRDRLSLLYCRGRACRQGHGRALLDQIEADARHEGVERLRTEASQLSRPLLERCGWRVQAPETISIGGVPFKRYRMDKWLLQDRS
- a CDS encoding MFS transporter, with translation MPSACGNVSLLQPPVALQRPRIPTLLSAFLTLLNDRLSESIFLPLLPFLLADFSSSGSTVGLLSGTYALSQFAVAPLIGALSDRFGRKPVISICVGGSVVGMGLFAITLTVPWQQIWPGAAAAGVPLALLFTARIIDGISGGTAATATAVLADVTTPENRAKAFGLIGVAFGLGFALGPGLGGVLGEMNRILPAWGATGFAVVNLVMVSLLLPETHPLEARKPLPRKRALNPVSLLQRVFARPDVRRLALAFFGFFMAFNGFTTVLVLYLRNAFNWTEGMAGAAFALVGVIAMVVQGGLIGPLVKRFGELRLTLAGLGLLSVGCLMVPLATEETSMPVIYSAVALLALGTGLVTPCLRALVSKRLTRDGQGAALGGLQGLQSLGTFLGASAAGFSYDHLGQTSPFWIGALVLFGVAGLVAGAPRSARVETRI
- the ppk1 gene encoding polyphosphate kinase 1 codes for the protein MSSAVLSPDRYINRELSWIAFNQRVLAQALDQRTPLLDQAKFSAIFSNNLDEFFMVRVASLKSQVEAGITTPSEDGKTPLEQLLTIRERLIPLLQQQQDHYRKQLRKKLLDHNVQLLDYSQLNKHQQQWVSDTFRHSVFPVLTPLAVDPAHPFPFVSNLSLNVAAVIHDPESGQRQFARVKVPQKNLPRFVSIPTELSESDPKPIHTAVPLEQVIAFNLDLLFPGMSVQGHYFFRVTRDADLELRDLEADDLMLALEQGLRKRRMGGEVVRLEVPNDMPEDVVEMLMNGLAVEEEDLYRIDGPLGLDDLFGLMALPLPKLKDKQHSGQTPTVLARTQQHLIDEGAIKPEEFESIFSVMRQQDILLHHPYDLFSTTVEEFINQAADDPQVMGIKMTLYRTSKDSPIIAALIRAAENGKQVMALVELKARFDEDNNIQWARQLERSGVHVVYGVLGLKTHTKIVLVVRKEQEKLRSYVHIGTGNYNSKTSKLYTDLGLLSTRPELGQDLVELFNYLTGFSKQQSFRRLLVAPVTLRKGMESLIRREIEHAREGRDGHIRAKMNSLVDPDIIALLYEAAAANVRVELIIRGMCSLYPGREGLSESISVVSIIGQFLEHSRIFWFGNGGSPEVYIGSADWMSRNLDRRVEAVTPVEDPNLRGRLERLLELYLKDNRGAWDMQSDGSFIQRQPEDGEDVRNSQVQLIKQWSQGVPQS
- a CDS encoding RpoD/SigA family RNA polymerase sigma factor, which gives rise to MGIPLDSSGSTAKSSRKSPALPSTGRRASTRQGGRLATDSIGFYLSSIGRIPLLTAAEEIELAHHVQEMKQLQELPEEELTSRHRHKIRMGKRARDRMMAANLRLVVSVAKKYQNQGLELLDLVQEGAIGLERAVDKFDPAMGYKFSTYAYWWIRQGMTRAIDNSARTIRLPIHISEKLSKMRRISRELSHRFGRQPNRLELASAMGIEPRELEDLISQSAPCASLDAHARGEEDRSTLGELIPDPNGEEPMEGMDRSIQKEHLGGWLSQLNEREQKILRLRFGLGGEEPLTLAEIGRQINVSRERVRQLEAKAILKLRLMTDHQQAA
- a CDS encoding diacylglycerol/polyprenol kinase family protein is translated as MVHLIGPIAISLWLGIVVLIAVLTRQRWPDQQELSRKIIHIGTGAVVPLAWFFAIPAWIAVPFAVLVTLATAINHRWRIVPAVEDVNRNSYGTVAYGLAITMLLILCWPARADAVCAGVLVMALGDGLAGLIGRSVNSARWTVLGQTKSVAGTLTMALVSTLVLVGLMLVSGNAIGWRVALGISTMATALEQVSPAGVDNLSVPLLVGLTWVLLIS
- a CDS encoding 3-deoxy-7-phosphoheptulonate synthase, whose translation is MATTSDLHVVETRPLVAPALLHGDLPIDAAATETVASARRRIQAILRGDDQRQLVVVGPCSVHDVKAAREYAERLAPIRERLKDQLEVVMRVYFEKPRTTVGWKGLINDPHLDGSYDINTGLRRARGLLLDLSREGMPAATELLDPVVPQYIADLISWTAIGARTTESQTHREMASGLSMPIGYKNSTDGSACIAINAMQAASKPHHFLGINHDGHASIVSTTGNPDGHLVLRGGHQGSNYHLEAVQAAAAELSKAGLKDRLMVDCSHANSNKDFRRQADVLATVADQLKAGSGHVMGVMIESHLVEGNQKLTAGLSQLTYGQSITDACISLETTDALLSQLAAAVADRSSALTA